A region from the Algoriphagus machipongonensis genome encodes:
- the cobA gene encoding uroporphyrinogen-III C-methyltransferase translates to MKIEIKPKVTLVGAGPGDPDLITLKAVLALNNADVVLYDALVDPVLLKHAPDTASKVFVGKRVGKHHFPQQDTNELCVTMAKKHGHVVRLKGGDPFVFGRGAEELDYIETFGIETEVIPGITSAVAVPASVGIAVTKRGVSESFWVITGTTSAGKLSNDLSLAAQSTATVVVLMGTRKLEEIVGVYKNFGKADLPIAIIQRGTTKDEKITAGFIGDIVEKAFENKVEAPAIIIIGDVVRESIKLAEVYREAISVAERQ, encoded by the coding sequence ATGAAAATAGAAATTAAACCTAAAGTAACGCTTGTAGGTGCAGGTCCGGGAGATCCGGACCTGATTACCTTAAAAGCAGTACTGGCTTTAAACAATGCGGATGTAGTGCTTTATGATGCTTTAGTGGATCCAGTCTTGTTAAAGCATGCCCCGGATACCGCTAGCAAAGTGTTTGTAGGTAAACGGGTTGGAAAGCATCATTTCCCTCAGCAAGATACCAATGAACTATGTGTGACCATGGCGAAGAAACATGGACATGTGGTTCGACTTAAAGGTGGCGATCCTTTTGTTTTTGGAAGAGGAGCTGAAGAATTAGATTACATCGAAACTTTCGGGATAGAAACTGAAGTAATTCCCGGGATCACTTCAGCGGTTGCAGTCCCTGCGTCAGTTGGAATAGCTGTGACCAAACGCGGTGTTTCAGAAAGCTTTTGGGTAATTACCGGTACTACTTCCGCAGGGAAACTATCTAATGATTTGAGCTTGGCTGCTCAATCCACAGCGACGGTAGTGGTTTTGATGGGGACAAGAAAATTGGAAGAAATTGTTGGGGTATATAAGAACTTTGGTAAAGCAGATCTACCTATTGCAATTATTCAAAGAGGCACAACAAAAGATGAGAAAATCACTGCTGGATTTATAGGAGATATTGTAGAGAAGGCTTTTGAAAACAAGGTTGAAGCTCCGGCGATAATTATTATTGGAGATGTAGTGCGAGAAAGCATTAAATTAGCTGAAGTCTACAGAGAAGCAATATCAGTAGCTGAAAGACAATAG
- a CDS encoding precorrin-2 dehydrogenase/sirohydrochlorin ferrochelatase family protein: MNHLYPIFLKVHELNILLVGGGNVGTEKLEFLLKSSPEAQVTAVSKEFSQSFLDLARDRKSVQMVEDSYDEKYLSSKHMVIAATDDKEVNKQIRDEAKARFLLVNVADTPDLCDFYLGGIVTKGNLKVAISTNGKSPTAAKRLRQLLEEVLPEEMDELLDNLNAYRDTLKGDFEYKVKAMNKITKGLVGKR, translated from the coding sequence ATGAATCATCTATATCCCATATTTCTGAAAGTCCATGAACTGAATATCCTGCTTGTAGGAGGAGGAAATGTAGGGACTGAAAAACTGGAGTTTTTACTCAAGTCTAGTCCTGAGGCACAGGTGACTGCTGTTTCAAAGGAATTCTCTCAAAGTTTTTTAGACTTGGCTCGCGATAGAAAATCGGTACAAATGGTCGAGGATTCGTATGATGAGAAATACCTTAGCTCAAAGCATATGGTGATTGCAGCTACGGATGATAAGGAAGTAAACAAACAAATCAGAGATGAAGCAAAGGCTAGGTTTTTATTGGTAAATGTCGCTGATACTCCTGATCTCTGTGATTTTTATCTGGGTGGAATCGTGACCAAAGGGAATTTAAAAGTTGCGATTAGTACCAATGGAAAATCACCCACTGCAGCAAAACGCCTTCGACAATTGCTAGAAGAAGTACTTCCAGAGGAAATGGACGAATTACTAGATAATCTCAATGCTTATAGAGATACCCTAAAAGGAGATTTTGAATACAAGGTGAAAGCCATGAATAAAATCACCAAAGGGCTAGTGGGAAAGCGATAA